In Streptococcus dysgalactiae subsp. dysgalactiae, the following are encoded in one genomic region:
- a CDS encoding phosphoribosylformylglycinamidine synthase: MDKRIFIEKKADFQIKTESLVKELTHNLQLSTLKTLRIIQVYDVFGLTAAEFPRAEKHIFSEQVTDCILSEEIISTELTNAAFFAIESLPGQFDQRAASAQEALLLLGAPNDVVVNTAQLYLVNKDILETELEAIKRYLLNPVDSRFKDITKGIERHDFSESDKVIPTLDFFETYTSNEFKIYKAEQGLAMEVDDLVFIQEYFKSIGRVPTETELRVLDTYWSDHCRHTTFETELKHIDFSASKFQKQLQATYDKYIAMREELGRSDKPQTLMDMATIFGRYERANGRLDDMEVSDEINACSIEIDVDVDGVKEPWLLMFKNETHNHPTEIEPFGGAATCIGGAIRDPLSGRSYVYQAMRISGAGNITTPISDTRAGKLPQQVISKTAAHGYSSYGNQIGLATTYVKEYFHPGFVAKRMELGAVVGAAPTGNVIREKPEAGDVVILLGGKTGRDGIGGATGSSKVQTVESVETAGAEVQKGNAIEERKIQRLFRNGEVTRLIKKSNDFGAGGVCVAIGELADGLVIDLNKVPLKYQGLNGTEIAISESQERMAVVVRSKDAEEFITKCSKENIKAVTVAMVTEKPNLVMTWNGQTIVDIERSFLDTNGVRVVVDAKVVDKAVNLPESRITSVATLEKDTLTVLSNLNHASQKGLQTLFDSSVGRSTVNHPIGGRYQLTPSEASVQKLPVQNGVTTTASVIAQGYNPYIAEWSPYHGAAYAVIEATARLVASGANWSKARFSYQEYFERMDKQAERFGQPVSALLGSIEAQIQLGLPSIGGKDSMSGTFEELTVPPTLVAFGVTTAHSQDVLSPEFKAAGETIYYLPGQTISEEIDFDLIKANFSNFESIQANHTISSASAIKYGGIIESLALASFGNHIGASVTLTELDNSLTGQLGGFIFTSAEEISGVTKIGKTHADFTLTVNGVTLSGAKLLTAFEGKLEDIYPTIFSQSQDIEDVPVVISDAVITTQKIIDKPLVYIPVFPGTNSEYDSAKAFEQAGAEVHLVSFVTLNEVAIAQSVDTMVDNISKANIIFFAGGFSAADEPDGSAKFIVNILLNQKVRSAIDNFIEKGGLIIGICNGFQALVKSGLLPYGNFENVKGSSPTLFYNDANQHVAKMVETRIANTNSPWLSGVEVGDVHVIPVSHGEGKFVVSAEEFAELRDNGQIFSQYVDFDSHPSMDSRYNPNGSVNAIEGITSKNGQIIGKMGHSERWEEGLFQNIPGNKDQKLFESAVRYFTGN; the protein is encoded by the coding sequence ATGGACAAACGTATTTTCATTGAGAAGAAGGCTGATTTTCAGATTAAGACTGAGTCGTTAGTAAAGGAACTGACGCATAATTTGCAGTTATCGACATTGAAAACACTTCGTATAATTCAAGTTTATGATGTATTTGGATTAACCGCTGCTGAGTTTCCACGTGCAGAGAAACACATCTTTTCTGAACAGGTTACAGATTGTATCTTGTCTGAGGAAATTATTAGCACAGAGCTAACTAATGCCGCTTTTTTTGCAATTGAGAGTTTGCCAGGACAGTTTGATCAAAGAGCAGCATCTGCTCAAGAAGCTTTATTATTGTTAGGGGCTCCCAATGATGTAGTGGTTAACACGGCTCAACTATATTTGGTCAATAAAGACATTTTAGAGACAGAGCTTGAAGCTATAAAACGTTATCTTCTCAATCCAGTTGATTCTCGATTTAAAGATATAACAAAAGGCATTGAACGACATGACTTTTCTGAGTCGGACAAGGTTATCCCAACCTTGGATTTCTTTGAGACTTACACGTCAAATGAGTTTAAGATTTATAAGGCAGAGCAGGGCTTGGCAATGGAGGTTGATGACCTTGTTTTCATTCAAGAGTACTTTAAATCAATTGGCCGTGTACCGACAGAAACAGAGTTAAGAGTTTTGGACACTTATTGGTCTGATCACTGTCGTCATACTACTTTTGAAACAGAATTAAAACATATTGATTTTTCCGCTTCTAAATTTCAAAAACAACTACAAGCGACTTACGATAAATATATTGCTATGCGTGAAGAATTGGGACGTTCTGATAAGCCACAGACGCTTATGGATATGGCGACAATTTTCGGTCGCTATGAGCGTGCGAATGGGCGTTTGGATGATATGGAAGTGTCTGATGAAATCAATGCTTGTTCCATTGAGATTGACGTGGATGTTGATGGTGTTAAAGAGCCATGGCTCTTAATGTTTAAAAATGAGACACATAATCATCCAACAGAAATTGAGCCCTTTGGTGGAGCAGCGACCTGTATCGGTGGAGCCATTCGTGATCCATTATCAGGCCGCTCATATGTTTACCAAGCGATGCGTATTTCAGGTGCTGGAAACATTACAACACCTATTTCTGACACTCGTGCTGGAAAGCTCCCTCAACAAGTCATTTCAAAAACAGCAGCGCATGGCTATTCCTCATACGGAAACCAAATCGGTCTTGCTACAACTTATGTTAAGGAATACTTCCACCCAGGATTTGTCGCAAAACGTATGGAATTGGGAGCCGTTGTTGGTGCAGCACCTACAGGAAATGTGATCCGTGAAAAACCAGAAGCTGGTGATGTTGTTATTCTTCTAGGTGGGAAAACAGGTCGTGATGGTATCGGTGGAGCAACGGGTTCCTCTAAAGTACAGACCGTTGAGTCTGTGGAAACGGCTGGTGCTGAAGTCCAAAAAGGGAATGCTATCGAAGAACGGAAAATTCAGCGTCTCTTCCGTAATGGTGAAGTAACACGCCTGATTAAGAAATCAAATGACTTTGGCGCAGGTGGTGTTTGTGTAGCTATTGGGGAATTGGCTGATGGTTTAGTAATTGATTTAAACAAAGTACCACTCAAATACCAAGGATTAAATGGAACAGAGATTGCTATTTCAGAGTCCCAAGAGCGGATGGCGGTTGTCGTTCGTTCTAAAGATGCTGAGGAATTTATTACTAAGTGTTCCAAAGAAAATATTAAGGCTGTTACTGTAGCAATGGTTACTGAAAAGCCAAATCTAGTCATGACTTGGAATGGCCAAACTATCGTTGACATTGAACGTTCTTTCCTGGATACAAATGGTGTTCGTGTCGTTGTTGATGCAAAGGTAGTTGACAAGGCTGTCAACTTGCCTGAAAGTCGCATAACATCCGTAGCAACGCTTGAAAAAGATACACTTACTGTGCTTTCAAATCTTAATCATGCTTCTCAGAAAGGTCTTCAAACCCTTTTTGATTCTTCTGTTGGTCGTTCAACAGTTAATCATCCCATCGGGGGTCGTTACCAACTTACCCCAAGCGAGGCTTCTGTCCAAAAACTACCTGTTCAAAATGGTGTCACCACAACAGCCTCAGTTATCGCTCAAGGGTACAATCCCTACATTGCTGAGTGGTCACCATATCATGGTGCAGCTTATGCTGTAATTGAGGCCACAGCACGATTGGTGGCATCTGGCGCTAACTGGTCTAAAGCACGTTTCTCTTATCAAGAGTATTTCGAGCGCATGGATAAACAGGCAGAGCGCTTTGGGCAACCCGTTTCAGCACTACTTGGTTCTATTGAAGCTCAAATTCAACTTGGTCTACCATCCATTGGTGGCAAGGATTCCATGTCTGGAACATTTGAGGAATTGACAGTACCACCAACCTTGGTTGCTTTTGGTGTTACAACTGCACACTCACAAGACGTTTTATCTCCGGAATTTAAAGCCGCAGGTGAGACTATTTACTATCTTCCTGGTCAAACTATTTCTGAAGAGATTGATTTTGACCTCATAAAAGCTAATTTTAGTAACTTTGAAAGTATTCAAGCTAACCATACGATTAGTTCTGCATCAGCTATAAAATATGGGGGTATTATAGAGAGTTTAGCCCTAGCTAGTTTTGGTAATCATATTGGAGCATCTGTAACCTTGACAGAGCTTGACAATAGCTTGACAGGACAACTTGGTGGCTTTATATTTACTTCAGCTGAAGAAATCTCAGGTGTAACCAAAATTGGAAAAACACATGCGGACTTTACACTTACTGTCAACGGAGTTACTCTTTCGGGTGCCAAGTTGCTGACAGCTTTTGAAGGCAAATTGGAAGATATTTATCCAACTATTTTTAGTCAAAGTCAAGATATAGAAGACGTTCCTGTTGTCATCTCTGATGCAGTTATCACGACTCAAAAAATAATTGACAAACCATTGGTTTATATCCCGGTATTTCCTGGTACAAACTCTGAATATGACTCAGCTAAAGCTTTTGAACAAGCGGGTGCAGAAGTTCATTTGGTCTCTTTTGTGACCTTGAATGAAGTGGCTATTGCACAGTCAGTTGACACAATGGTTGACAATATCAGTAAGGCCAATATTATCTTCTTTGCTGGTGGATTTTCAGCAGCGGATGAGCCAGATGGTTCTGCCAAATTCATCGTCAACATCCTACTCAATCAAAAGGTTCGCTCTGCTATTGATAATTTTATTGAAAAAGGTGGACTTATCATAGGTATCTGTAATGGTTTTCAAGCTCTTGTTAAATCTGGACTCTTACCTTATGGCAATTTTGAAAATGTCAAGGGGAGTTCTCCAACTCTTTTCTACAATGATGCTAACCAGCATGTGGCTAAGATGGTCGAGACGCGCATTGCAAATACTAATTCACCATGGCTTTCAGGTGTGGAAGTCGGTGATGTGCATGTGATTCCAGTTTCACATGGTGAAGGGAAGTTTGTTGTCTCTGCAGAGGAATTCGCAGAGTTGCGCGACAATGGTCAAATTTTTAGTCAATACGTAGATTTTGATAGTCATCCAAGTATGGATAGTCGCTACAATCCAAATGGATCGGTCAATGCTATCGAAGGAATTACCAGCAAAAATGGTCAAATTATTGGCAAGATGGGACACTCAGAACGTTGGGAAGAAGGTCTTTTCCAAAATATTCCAGGGAATAAAGACCAAAAGCTCTTTGAATCTGCAGTCCGTTATTTTACTGGTAACTAA
- the purF gene encoding amidophosphoribosyltransferase: protein MYEVKSLNEECGVFGIWGHPQAAQVTYFGLHSLQHRGQEGAGIISNDEGNLHQHRATGLLSDVFKNQDDLTKLTGHAAIGHVRYATAGSASINNIQPFLYQFTDAQFGLCHNGNLTNAISLKKELEREGAIFNASSDTEILMHLVRRSHQSNFIGKVKEALNTVKGGFAYLLMTEKQLIAALDPNGFRPLSIGKMKNGAWVVSSETCAFEVIGAEWIRDVKPGELIVIDDSGITYHQYTTDTQLAICSMEYVYFARPDSTIYGVNVHTARKEMGKRLAQEFQYEADIVVGVPNSSLSAAMGFAEESGLPNEMGLVKNQYTQRTFIQPTQDLREQGVRMKLSAVSGVVKGKRVVMVDDSIVRGTTSRRIVSLLREAGATEVHVAIGSPELKYPCFYGIDIQTRRELISANHTVEEVCDIIGADSLTYLSLDAMIDAIGLETDAPKGGLCVAYFDGEYPTPLYDYEDEYLRSLEEQTSFYIEKVK from the coding sequence ATGTACGAAGTAAAATCTCTTAATGAAGAATGTGGTGTCTTCGGAATATGGGGACATCCTCAAGCAGCTCAGGTAACCTATTTTGGGCTTCATAGTCTTCAGCATCGAGGTCAAGAAGGTGCCGGTATTATCTCAAATGATGAAGGTAACCTACATCAACACCGAGCCACTGGCCTTTTATCAGATGTTTTTAAAAATCAGGATGACTTGACTAAGTTGACAGGTCATGCAGCAATTGGGCATGTTCGTTATGCCACGGCAGGATCTGCTTCTATTAATAATATTCAACCCTTCTTATACCAGTTTACAGATGCTCAATTTGGGTTATGTCACAATGGTAATTTAACCAATGCGATTTCCTTAAAGAAAGAACTAGAGAGAGAAGGAGCTATTTTCAATGCTTCGTCAGACACTGAAATTCTGATGCATTTGGTCCGCCGTAGCCACCAGTCTAACTTTATTGGAAAAGTTAAAGAAGCTCTTAATACAGTAAAAGGTGGTTTTGCCTACCTACTTATGACAGAAAAGCAATTAATTGCTGCCCTCGATCCAAATGGTTTTAGACCGCTGTCTATTGGTAAAATGAAAAATGGGGCTTGGGTAGTTTCCTCGGAAACCTGTGCTTTTGAAGTAATTGGAGCTGAATGGATTCGAGATGTGAAGCCGGGAGAATTGATTGTCATTGATGATTCGGGCATTACCTACCATCAGTATACGACGGATACTCAACTAGCCATTTGTTCCATGGAATATGTTTATTTTGCACGTCCAGATTCTACCATTTATGGTGTAAATGTTCATACGGCGCGTAAGGAGATGGGAAAAAGGCTAGCGCAGGAATTTCAATATGAAGCTGATATAGTGGTTGGAGTACCCAACTCATCACTATCAGCGGCTATGGGCTTTGCTGAAGAATCTGGGTTGCCAAATGAAATGGGTTTGGTCAAAAATCAATACACCCAACGAACCTTCATTCAACCGACACAGGACTTGCGAGAACAGGGTGTTCGCATGAAGTTATCAGCAGTGTCAGGCGTGGTAAAAGGAAAACGTGTGGTAATGGTGGATGATTCTATTGTCAGAGGAACAACGTCACGCCGTATTGTTAGTTTGCTCCGTGAAGCGGGAGCCACTGAAGTTCATGTGGCAATTGGTAGTCCTGAACTGAAATATCCTTGTTTTTATGGTATTGACATCCAAACAAGAAGGGAATTAATTTCTGCTAATCATACAGTCGAAGAAGTATGTGACATTATTGGGGCAGATAGTTTAACCTATCTTTCTCTAGATGCCATGATTGACGCTATAGGCCTTGAAACGGATGCTCCAAAAGGTGGGCTCTGTGTGGCTTATTTTGATGGGGAATACCCAACACCTTTGTATGATTATGAAGACGAGTATTTACGAAGTTTAGAAGAACAAACTAGTTTTTATATTGAGAAAGTGAAATAA
- the purM gene encoding phosphoribosylformylglycinamidine cyclo-ligase translates to MIEKNAYAQSGVDVEAGYEVVERIKKHVARTERLGVMGALGGFGGMFDLSQTSIKEPVLISGTDGVGTKLMLAIQYDKHDTIGQDCVAMCVNDIIAAGAEPLYFLDYVATGKNEPAKLEQVVAGVAEGCVQAGCALIGGETAEMPGMYGEEDYDLVGFTVGIAEKSQILDGSKVAEGDILLGLASSGIHSNGYSLVRRVFADYTGDEVLPELEGQKLKDVLLEPTRIYVKAVLPLIKEGLVNGIAHITGGGFTENIPRMFADDLAAEIDENKVPVLPIFKALEKYGQIKHEEMFDIFNMGIGLILAVTPENVNRVRKLLNEPVYDIGHIVTKRDASVVISNG, encoded by the coding sequence ATGATAGAAAAAAACGCTTATGCCCAATCTGGAGTAGATGTTGAGGCGGGATATGAAGTTGTTGAACGTATAAAAAAACACGTGGCTCGTACAGAGCGATTAGGAGTTATGGGAGCTCTAGGTGGTTTTGGTGGTATGTTTGATTTATCCCAGACAAGTATTAAAGAACCAGTTCTTATTTCTGGAACAGACGGTGTGGGTACCAAACTCATGCTGGCGATCCAGTATGATAAACATGATACGATTGGTCAGGATTGTGTAGCCATGTGCGTTAATGATATTATTGCCGCAGGTGCGGAGCCTCTCTATTTCCTTGATTATGTTGCAACTGGTAAAAATGAACCTGCTAAGTTGGAACAAGTTGTTGCAGGTGTGGCTGAAGGTTGTGTACAGGCTGGCTGTGCCCTTATCGGAGGTGAAACAGCAGAAATGCCAGGCATGTACGGCGAAGAGGATTATGATTTGGTTGGCTTTACAGTTGGTATTGCTGAAAAGTCTCAGATTTTGGATGGGTCCAAAGTTGCCGAAGGTGATATTCTCCTAGGCCTTGCTTCAAGTGGCATCCACTCGAATGGTTATTCACTTGTTCGTCGTGTCTTTGCTGATTATACGGGAGATGAGGTTCTGCCTGAACTGGAGGGTCAAAAACTTAAAGATGTTCTTCTTGAGCCAACTCGTATTTATGTGAAAGCTGTGCTTCCTCTTATTAAGGAAGGGTTGGTTAACGGCATTGCCCATATCACTGGTGGTGGTTTCACAGAGAATATTCCTCGTATGTTTGCAGATGATTTAGCTGCTGAAATTGACGAAAATAAGGTGCCTGTTCTTCCAATTTTTAAAGCTCTTGAGAAGTATGGGCAGATTAAACATGAGGAAATGTTTGATATTTTCAATATGGGGATTGGCCTGATTTTAGCAGTTACACCGGAAAATGTGAATCGTGTCAGGAAACTCCTTAACGAACCAGTCTATGATATCGGTCATATCGTGACCAAAAGGGATGCTAGTGTGGTGATTTCAAATGGCTAA
- the purN gene encoding phosphoribosylglycinamide formyltransferase encodes MAKKIAVFASGNGSNFQVIAEQFKVELVFSDRRDAYVLERAQKLGVRAVTFELKEFETKAAYEKEIVQFLDKHDIDLICLAGYMKIVGPTLLAAYEGRMINIHPAYLPEFPGAHGISDAWQAGVDQSGVTVHWVDSGIDTGQIIKQVRVPRLQEDSIESFEARIHEAEYKLYPEVLISLGVNKM; translated from the coding sequence ATGGCTAAAAAAATAGCCGTCTTTGCATCTGGCAATGGATCAAATTTTCAAGTGATTGCAGAGCAATTCAAGGTTGAACTGGTCTTTTCAGATCGACGAGATGCTTATGTTTTAGAACGTGCCCAAAAACTTGGTGTTAGAGCAGTTACATTTGAACTCAAGGAATTTGAAACTAAGGCTGCCTATGAAAAAGAAATTGTCCAGTTTCTTGACAAACATGACATTGATTTGATTTGTTTAGCAGGCTACATGAAAATTGTAGGGCCCACTCTTCTGGCTGCCTATGAGGGGCGAATGATTAATATTCATCCAGCTTATTTACCCGAATTTCCAGGAGCTCATGGGATTTCAGATGCCTGGCAAGCAGGCGTAGATCAGTCAGGCGTAACTGTGCATTGGGTTGACAGCGGAATTGATACTGGCCAAATTATCAAACAAGTCCGTGTCCCACGCCTGCAAGAAGATAGCATTGAAAGCTTTGAAGCCAGAATCCATGAAGCAGAATATAAGCTCTATCCGGAGGTACTGATAAGTTTGGGAGTAAACAAAATGTAA
- a CDS encoding GNAT family N-acetyltransferase produces MIELKLVDEANFGRVIEMEVAEADKSFVAPNIRSLAEAWLYRENGDVFPHAIYSSGKVIGFLLLETDLEEGHYLIWRMMIAPEFQGLGYGRRVVEEVISKARQVEDIHAVRVDYVKGNQKMAQLLESLGFQQIVQDDREIWMTYEWSSKNF; encoded by the coding sequence ATGATAGAACTAAAATTAGTGGATGAAGCTAATTTTGGACGTGTTATAGAGATGGAAGTTGCGGAAGCTGACAAGTCTTTTGTTGCTCCTAATATACGTTCCTTAGCAGAAGCTTGGCTTTATCGAGAAAACGGGGATGTTTTTCCTCATGCTATATACTCATCAGGTAAAGTCATTGGTTTTTTGCTCTTAGAAACTGATTTGGAAGAAGGTCATTATCTTATTTGGAGAATGATGATTGCCCCCGAATTTCAGGGGTTAGGATATGGCAGAAGAGTGGTTGAAGAGGTTATTTCAAAAGCTAGACAAGTTGAAGATATACATGCTGTTCGTGTTGATTATGTCAAAGGGAATCAGAAAATGGCGCAATTACTGGAGAGTTTAGGTTTTCAACAAATTGTACAAGATGATAGAGAAATATGGATGACCTATGAATGGTCATCCAAGAACTTTTAG
- a CDS encoding VanZ family protein, producing the protein MLKSKKLTFILFYLYLFLLSWCILFKFETQLQFINCFQKERVVNWVPFTQPVIVNGDIVFAEMGFNLLFFIPFGVCLPILAPNWTYKKIVSLGLLLSLLYETLQFILAIGISDVTDLLFNTLGVCCGILLYQLINNLFNNRITVLINIIGILFVAIPTIGLLALVILGLK; encoded by the coding sequence TTGCTAAAGTCTAAAAAATTAACATTTATACTATTTTATTTATACTTATTCTTACTGTCTTGGTGTATATTATTTAAGTTTGAGACTCAGTTACAATTTATTAATTGTTTTCAAAAAGAACGTGTTGTTAATTGGGTACCATTTACTCAACCAGTGATTGTTAATGGAGATATTGTTTTTGCAGAAATGGGATTTAATTTATTATTTTTTATTCCATTTGGTGTATGTCTTCCAATACTTGCTCCAAATTGGACTTATAAAAAAATAGTTTCTTTAGGCTTATTACTTAGTTTACTTTATGAAACTTTGCAATTTATATTAGCAATAGGTATATCCGATGTAACAGATTTACTATTTAATACATTAGGTGTTTGTTGTGGGATATTACTCTATCAACTAATAAATAATTTATTTAATAATAGAATTACGGTATTGATAAATATTATTGGAATACTATTTGTGGCAATTCCGACAATTGGACTTCTGGCCTTAGTAATTTTAGGGCTAAAATAA
- the purH gene encoding bifunctional phosphoribosylaminoimidazolecarboxamide formyltransferase/IMP cyclohydrolase — translation MKRALISVSDKAGIVDFAQELKNLGWDIISTGGTKTALDAAGLETIAIDDVTGFPEMMDGRVKTLHPNIHGGLLARRDSDSHLQSVRENNIELIDLVVVNLYPFKETILRPDVTYDLAVENVDIGGPSMLRSAAKNHASVTVIVDPSDYPLVLAELTETGNTTYETRQHLAAKVFRHTAAYDALIADYFTTQVGENKPEKLTLTYDLKQTMRYGENPQQAADFYQNAIPTEYAIASAKQLNGKELSFNNVRDADAAIRIIRDFKNQPTVVALKHMNPCGIGQADTIETAWDYCYEADPVSIFGGIVVLNREVDAMTAQKMHPVFLEIIIAPSYTEEALAILTHKKKNLRLLELPFGTQDASELEKEYTGVVGGMLVQNQDVVSESPADWQIVTERQPSEQEMTALEFAWKAIKYVKSNGILIANDHMTLGVGSGQTNRVASVRIAIEQAKNHLDGAVLASDAFFPFADNIEEIATSGLKAIIQPGGSVRDQDSIDAANKHGLTMVFTGVRHFRH, via the coding sequence ATGAAACGTGCACTGATTTCAGTTTCAGATAAAGCGGGCATTGTAGATTTTGCCCAAGAATTAAAAAACCTTGGTTGGGATATTATCTCAACAGGTGGGACTAAGACTGCCCTTGATGCAGCAGGTCTTGAGACCATTGCTATTGATGATGTGACAGGATTTCCAGAAATGATGGATGGTCGTGTTAAGACCCTTCACCCCAATATTCACGGAGGACTTTTAGCTCGTCGTGATAGTGATAGTCACTTGCAGTCTGTTCGCGAGAATAATATAGAGCTCATTGATCTTGTAGTGGTTAATCTTTACCCTTTTAAGGAAACTATTTTGCGTCCAGATGTGACGTATGATTTAGCAGTGGAGAATGTTGATATTGGTGGTCCCTCAATGCTGCGCTCTGCAGCAAAAAATCATGCCAGTGTGACTGTTATAGTTGATCCGAGTGATTACCCTCTTGTCTTGGCAGAATTGACTGAAACCGGGAATACAACATATGAGACGCGTCAGCATCTGGCTGCTAAAGTTTTTCGCCATACGGCTGCCTATGACGCTTTGATTGCAGATTATTTCACGACTCAAGTTGGTGAAAATAAGCCAGAAAAACTGACTTTGACTTATGATTTGAAACAAACTATGCGTTACGGAGAAAACCCCCAACAAGCTGCTGATTTTTATCAAAATGCTATTCCAACGGAATATGCCATTGCTTCTGCCAAACAGCTTAATGGAAAGGAATTATCTTTTAACAATGTTCGAGATGCAGATGCGGCAATCCGAATTATTCGCGATTTTAAAAATCAGCCAACGGTTGTGGCTCTTAAGCATATGAATCCATGTGGCATTGGGCAGGCAGATACTATTGAAACAGCGTGGGATTACTGTTATGAGGCTGATCCGGTATCTATCTTTGGTGGGATTGTGGTTCTCAACCGTGAAGTTGATGCCATGACAGCTCAGAAAATGCATCCTGTTTTTCTTGAAATCATTATTGCGCCATCTTACACGGAAGAAGCGCTCGCCATTCTAACACATAAAAAGAAAAATTTGCGTCTTCTTGAATTACCTTTTGGCACTCAAGATGCTAGCGAGCTGGAAAAGGAGTATACCGGTGTAGTTGGTGGAATGCTAGTCCAAAATCAGGATGTTGTCTCAGAGAGTCCGGCGGATTGGCAAATAGTTACGGAACGACAACCATCAGAGCAGGAAATGACTGCTTTGGAGTTTGCTTGGAAAGCCATCAAATATGTTAAATCAAATGGGATTCTTATTGCGAATGACCATATGACTTTAGGGGTGGGTTCAGGACAAACCAATCGTGTGGCTTCTGTTCGTATTGCTATTGAGCAAGCTAAAAATCATCTTGATGGAGCAGTACTAGCTTCCGATGCTTTCTTTCCTTTTGCTGATAATATTGAAGAAATTGCTACTTCAGGGCTTAAAGCCATTATTCAGCCAGGTGGTTCAGTTAGAGATCAAGATTCTATTGACGCTGCCAATAAACATGGCCTGACTATGGTATTTACAGGTGTCAGACATTTTAGGCATTAA